A region from the Sandaracinus amylolyticus genome encodes:
- a CDS encoding alpha/beta fold hydrolase: protein MGEPSIAFCRGHGGARIAYATWGEGPVLVVVPGWLSHLELQWHYLGMHDLYARLARSFQLVFYDRRGVGLSQRARDDFELEGELEDLDAVIARVTDGPVAMFGSSHGGAIALAYAATRPERVSRLALYGTFARGADVARVDVQRSLDALVRASWGLGSRTLASIFVPNAPDPAFFDNLVRFQRESADRETAARLLAMCFELDVRDRLRDVRAPTLVVARRHDHAIASRLSIELASEIDGARLVMLEGDVHFPWLGDWPTIAQLLEDFLERRPAARPSEPPPATRDAPSETWREFRVLHYRVSRGPEESAFRVALAQIGEPADMPQPGASGLYRLAPERVDAVRAKLASYVARAAERGARIVVFPEMSVDLGHDAIAAEVHELARAHGVTIVSGGHHDEATRTNVCVVIGPEGELWRQRKHVPAIMRMGGAVVEEPIDIPLQPLFVVASTRIGRVAIAVCRDFLDLDLRVALKNTEPPLDLLINPAFTAVTSDFETAHAEARRALYACTLFCNFAAFGGSLATSPDKSAARVVIPRGEERLEVLDVPLFEMRAERRAWDERAHARFVQSTRRA from the coding sequence ATGGGTGAGCCGAGCATCGCATTCTGTCGCGGGCACGGCGGCGCGCGCATCGCGTACGCGACGTGGGGAGAAGGTCCGGTGCTCGTCGTCGTGCCCGGCTGGCTCAGTCACCTCGAGCTGCAGTGGCACTACCTCGGAATGCACGATCTCTACGCGCGGCTCGCGCGCTCGTTCCAGCTCGTCTTCTACGATCGGCGCGGGGTCGGGCTCTCGCAGCGCGCGCGCGACGACTTCGAGCTCGAGGGAGAGCTCGAGGATCTCGACGCCGTGATCGCGCGGGTCACCGACGGGCCCGTCGCGATGTTCGGCTCGTCGCACGGCGGTGCGATCGCGCTCGCGTACGCCGCGACGCGCCCCGAGCGCGTGTCCCGGCTCGCGCTGTACGGGACGTTCGCGCGCGGCGCCGACGTCGCGCGCGTCGACGTGCAGCGCTCGCTCGACGCGCTCGTGCGCGCGAGCTGGGGGCTCGGCTCGCGCACCCTCGCGTCGATCTTCGTGCCCAACGCGCCCGACCCCGCGTTCTTCGACAACCTCGTGCGCTTCCAGCGCGAGTCCGCCGATCGCGAGACCGCCGCGCGCCTGCTCGCGATGTGCTTCGAGCTCGACGTGCGCGATCGCCTGCGCGACGTGCGCGCGCCCACGCTCGTCGTCGCGCGGCGCCACGATCACGCGATCGCGAGCCGCCTCTCGATCGAGCTCGCGTCGGAGATCGACGGCGCGCGGCTCGTGATGCTCGAGGGCGACGTGCACTTTCCGTGGCTCGGCGACTGGCCGACCATCGCGCAGCTCCTCGAGGACTTCCTCGAGCGTCGTCCGGCCGCGCGCCCCAGCGAGCCGCCCCCCGCGACGCGCGACGCACCGAGCGAGACGTGGCGCGAGTTCCGCGTGCTCCACTACCGCGTGAGCCGCGGCCCCGAGGAGAGCGCGTTCCGCGTCGCGCTCGCGCAGATCGGCGAGCCCGCGGACATGCCGCAGCCGGGCGCGAGCGGGCTCTACCGCCTCGCGCCCGAGCGGGTCGACGCGGTGCGCGCGAAGCTCGCGTCGTACGTCGCGCGGGCGGCCGAGCGCGGCGCGCGCATCGTCGTGTTCCCCGAGATGAGCGTCGACCTCGGACACGACGCGATCGCCGCGGAGGTGCACGAGCTCGCCCGCGCGCACGGCGTGACGATCGTCTCCGGCGGGCACCACGACGAAGCGACGCGCACGAACGTGTGCGTCGTGATCGGCCCCGAGGGCGAGCTCTGGCGACAGCGCAAGCACGTGCCCGCGATCATGCGGATGGGTGGCGCGGTCGTGGAGGAGCCGATCGACATCCCGCTGCAGCCGCTCTTCGTCGTCGCGTCGACGCGGATCGGTCGCGTGGCGATCGCGGTGTGCCGCGACTTCCTCGATCTCGATCTGCGCGTCGCGCTGAAGAACACCGAGCCTCCGCTCGATCTGCTGATCAACCCCGCGTTCACCGCGGTCACCTCGGACTTCGAGACCGCGCACGCCGAGGCGCGCCGCGCGCTCTACGCGTGCACGCTCTTCTGCAATTTCGCCGCGTTCGGTGGCTCGCTCGCGACATCGCCCGACAAGAGCGCTGCGCGCGTCGTGATCCCGCGCGGCGAGGAGCGGCTCGAGGTGCTCGACGTGCCGCTCTTCGAGATGCGCGCCGAGCGACGCGCATGGGACGAGCGCGCGCACGCCCGCTTCGTGCAGAGCACGAGACGCGCGTGA
- a CDS encoding CapA family protein, with the protein MLRRGSWIAFLIASSLACWASAQSRSAARAVTIGGSGDLLLHLRVIASAGYAEHGWDSVLGALGSIVTPDEIAFANLETPLSMERPPETGSPPILGAPPEAAPALARAGIDVLSVANNHAYDQRATGLARTIAAVRGAGMGAIGAGPTMDDALAAHVIERGGLRVAFVALTDHINSGPGSEAPVSVIARWEDDEVVAAALERARRDADLLVVSVHWSHDFFDHPSSGQRRRARFLVEHGADLILAHGPHVLHDVERLPSPRGDALCAYSLGNLLSNQGMRYRVTRPHVEGAHPATMLPGTRDGVWLRTRIEVQDGRVRIPQVEGVPLYTFNNYFARVARQTRQEEIRIARLRDVDDEPLRDERRRAIASALGPVVTLLE; encoded by the coding sequence ATGCTGCGTCGAGGCTCGTGGATCGCGTTCTTGATCGCGTCGTCGCTCGCGTGCTGGGCGAGCGCGCAGTCGCGCTCGGCCGCGCGCGCGGTGACGATCGGAGGCAGCGGCGATCTCCTCCTGCACCTGCGCGTGATCGCGTCGGCGGGATATGCCGAGCACGGCTGGGACTCGGTGCTCGGCGCGCTCGGCTCGATCGTCACGCCCGACGAGATCGCGTTCGCGAACCTCGAGACGCCGCTCTCGATGGAGCGCCCGCCCGAGACCGGCAGCCCGCCGATCCTCGGCGCGCCGCCCGAGGCCGCGCCCGCGCTCGCACGCGCCGGGATCGACGTGCTCAGCGTCGCGAACAACCACGCGTACGATCAGCGCGCGACCGGCCTCGCGCGCACCATCGCGGCGGTGCGCGGCGCGGGGATGGGCGCGATCGGCGCGGGCCCCACGATGGACGACGCGCTCGCGGCGCACGTGATCGAGCGCGGCGGGCTGCGCGTCGCGTTCGTCGCGCTGACCGATCACATCAACTCGGGCCCGGGCTCCGAGGCGCCGGTCAGCGTGATCGCGCGCTGGGAGGACGACGAGGTCGTCGCCGCGGCGCTCGAGCGCGCGCGGCGGGACGCCGACCTGCTCGTCGTCTCGGTGCACTGGAGCCACGACTTCTTCGATCACCCGAGCAGCGGGCAGCGACGTCGCGCGCGCTTCCTCGTCGAGCACGGCGCGGATCTGATCCTCGCGCACGGTCCGCACGTGCTGCACGACGTCGAGCGACTTCCTTCCCCGCGCGGCGACGCGCTCTGCGCGTACTCGCTGGGCAACCTGCTGTCGAACCAGGGCATGCGCTACCGCGTCACGCGCCCGCACGTCGAGGGCGCGCACCCCGCGACGATGCTCCCGGGCACGCGCGACGGCGTGTGGCTGCGGACGCGCATCGAGGTGCAGGACGGACGGGTGCGCATCCCGCAGGTCGAAGGCGTGCCGCTCTACACGTTCAACAACTACTTCGCGCGCGTCGCGCGGCAGACGCGTCAGGAAGAGATCCGCATCGCGCGCCTGCGCGACGTGGACGACGAGCCGCTGCGCGACGAGCGACGTCGCGCGATCGCGAGCGCGCTCGGACCGGTCGTGACGCTTCTCGAGTGA
- a CDS encoding serine/threonine-protein kinase produces MRICPTCKSAYPTRGTQSTCPRDGTPLVDAAQFAAERSDPLIGATLAGRFRIVARVGTGGMGTVYRAEQAGLSRQVALKVLKRELVIERETVARFHREAKAMSMLLHPNTVRVFDFGEDPATGHLFLAMELLEGELLTARLDREGVLDVREAISFVQEILRSLHEAHSKGIVHRDLKPDNIFLARIEGHAIPVVKVLDFGIAKVWREEGKIDQLETQAGTVFGTPRYMSPEQAQGKALDPRSDLYSVGVLLFQLLTGRPPFVDEDAVVVMAKHIRDRPESPRRAAPDRPIPSSLERVVLRAMEKDPEDRYASADEFERALGAVLADVDAAKAALESGRRPMFVPRVADLPRVPLAIGAGVVAVAMVVAVVMVASAGSGAPPIERATELAVIETGTVEPAAPSTPPPAAIAVTPTTTRHVVVDSEPPGAEVWRDGSRVGTTPHALDVGASEHGTLELRLDGHESATVELASAASTQTVTLVPQRRVARRSGSERPRAPRETVDPEPTTTPATSTTVSAPPPRPQRDPYERFD; encoded by the coding sequence ATGCGGATCTGTCCCACCTGCAAGAGCGCGTATCCGACGCGAGGAACGCAGAGCACGTGCCCGCGGGACGGCACGCCGCTGGTCGACGCCGCACAGTTCGCCGCCGAGCGCTCGGACCCGCTGATCGGCGCCACGCTCGCCGGGCGCTTCCGCATCGTCGCGCGCGTCGGCACCGGCGGGATGGGCACCGTCTATCGCGCCGAGCAAGCCGGGCTCTCGCGTCAGGTCGCGCTGAAAGTGCTCAAGCGCGAGCTCGTGATCGAGCGCGAGACCGTCGCCCGCTTCCATCGCGAGGCGAAGGCCATGAGCATGCTCCTGCACCCGAACACGGTGCGGGTGTTCGACTTCGGCGAGGACCCCGCGACGGGCCACCTCTTCCTCGCGATGGAGCTGCTCGAGGGCGAGCTGCTCACCGCGCGCCTCGATCGCGAGGGCGTGCTCGACGTGCGCGAAGCGATCTCGTTCGTGCAGGAGATCCTGCGCTCACTGCACGAAGCGCACAGCAAGGGCATCGTCCATCGCGACCTCAAGCCCGACAACATCTTCCTCGCGCGCATCGAGGGCCACGCGATCCCCGTCGTGAAGGTGCTCGACTTCGGCATCGCCAAGGTCTGGCGCGAAGAGGGGAAGATCGATCAGCTCGAGACGCAGGCGGGCACGGTGTTCGGGACGCCGCGCTACATGTCGCCGGAGCAAGCGCAGGGGAAGGCGCTCGATCCCCGCAGCGACCTCTACTCCGTCGGCGTGCTGCTCTTCCAGCTGCTCACGGGGCGCCCGCCGTTCGTCGACGAGGACGCGGTCGTCGTCATGGCGAAGCACATCCGCGATCGCCCGGAGTCGCCTCGCCGCGCCGCGCCCGACCGGCCGATCCCGTCGAGCCTCGAGCGCGTCGTGCTGCGCGCGATGGAGAAGGATCCCGAGGATCGCTACGCCAGCGCCGACGAGTTCGAGCGCGCGCTCGGCGCGGTCCTCGCGGACGTCGACGCGGCGAAGGCGGCGCTCGAGAGCGGGCGCCGCCCGATGTTCGTGCCGCGCGTCGCGGACCTGCCGCGCGTCCCGCTCGCGATCGGCGCGGGCGTCGTCGCGGTCGCGATGGTGGTCGCGGTGGTGATGGTCGCGTCGGCGGGCTCGGGCGCGCCGCCGATCGAGAGGGCGACCGAGCTCGCCGTGATCGAGACCGGCACCGTCGAGCCCGCGGCGCCGAGCACGCCGCCGCCCGCCGCGATCGCGGTCACGCCGACGACCACGCGCCACGTCGTCGTCGACAGCGAGCCGCCGGGCGCCGAGGTGTGGCGCGACGGATCGCGCGTCGGCACCACGCCGCACGCGCTCGACGTCGGCGCGAGCGAGCACGGCACGCTCGAGCTGCGCCTCGACGGCCACGAGAGCGCGACGGTCGAGCTCGCGAGCGCGGCCTCGACCCAGACCGTCACGCTGGTCCCCCAGCGGCGCGTCGCGCGACGGAGCGGCAGCGAGCGCCCGCGCGCACCGCGCGAGACCGTCGATCCCGAGCCGACGACGACGCCCGCGACGAGCACCACGGTGAGCGCACCGCCGCCGCGCCCGCAGCGTGATCCCTACGAGCGCTTCGACTGA
- a CDS encoding putative metal-binding motif-containing protein encodes MRGAAAIMIATIAVGCSALSPGAPDDVPCTLRGDGSDPCLELGRACVEGFCRSREVCNGTDDDLDGRVDEGPESDRDADGFTWCGGGNAALADCDDEDAAVHPADPSRGIAAPDEVCDGRDNQCDGTDVDLIEAANCTAPQRCSRSQGACVDPLCTYPEFRCPDGFQCADGDCVPGDCQRTGCTPGQVCDPVTRACVEPLPPGAACETDAQCADRVCMPAREALSLEVGLGANTRRICTRACCDDRDCPVGQACWAPGTGARGCVDRELLSQGSLGAPTAEERTCSDAIACEPSQCLPFEYDAYDRLRFGFVCAGNTARRDAGACRANSQCESGICLFGHEFWSWAEFRTVESGPCSGACRTLSDCRRFEDGWNQSDDSALSGETVQMGCLTARFTDTTDFTQACFESSGRAAGEACTTNVDCLERGCIDGICRATCCSNADCGSEICRPFVDGDHWEMRCAPPLQIL; translated from the coding sequence ATGCGCGGCGCGGCGGCGATCATGATCGCGACGATCGCGGTAGGGTGCTCGGCGCTGAGCCCCGGCGCGCCCGACGACGTGCCCTGCACGCTGCGCGGCGACGGGAGCGATCCCTGCCTCGAGCTCGGCCGGGCGTGCGTCGAGGGCTTCTGTCGATCGCGCGAGGTCTGCAACGGCACCGACGACGACCTCGACGGGCGTGTGGACGAGGGCCCGGAGAGCGATCGCGACGCCGACGGGTTCACGTGGTGTGGCGGCGGCAACGCCGCGCTCGCCGACTGCGACGACGAGGACGCCGCGGTCCACCCGGCCGATCCGTCGCGCGGGATCGCCGCGCCCGACGAGGTCTGCGACGGCCGCGACAACCAGTGCGACGGCACCGACGTCGATCTGATCGAGGCCGCGAACTGCACCGCGCCGCAGCGCTGCAGCCGCAGCCAGGGCGCGTGCGTGGACCCGCTGTGCACGTACCCCGAATTCCGCTGCCCCGACGGATTCCAGTGCGCCGACGGCGACTGCGTCCCCGGCGACTGCCAGCGCACCGGGTGCACGCCCGGCCAGGTCTGCGATCCCGTCACCCGCGCGTGCGTCGAGCCGCTGCCGCCCGGAGCCGCTTGCGAGACCGACGCGCAGTGCGCCGATCGCGTGTGCATGCCCGCGCGCGAGGCGCTCTCGCTCGAGGTCGGGCTCGGCGCGAACACCCGCCGCATCTGCACGCGCGCGTGCTGCGACGATCGCGACTGTCCGGTGGGACAGGCGTGCTGGGCGCCGGGCACCGGCGCGCGCGGCTGCGTCGATCGCGAGCTGCTCTCGCAAGGGAGCCTCGGCGCGCCGACCGCGGAGGAGCGAACCTGCTCGGACGCGATCGCGTGCGAGCCCTCGCAGTGCCTGCCCTTCGAGTACGACGCGTACGATCGCCTCCGCTTCGGATTCGTGTGCGCCGGGAACACGGCACGACGCGACGCCGGCGCGTGCCGCGCCAACTCGCAGTGCGAGTCGGGGATCTGCCTGTTCGGCCACGAGTTCTGGAGCTGGGCGGAGTTCCGCACCGTCGAGTCGGGGCCCTGCAGCGGCGCGTGTCGCACGCTCTCGGACTGCCGGCGCTTCGAGGACGGCTGGAACCAGTCCGACGACTCCGCGCTCTCCGGCGAGACCGTCCAGATGGGCTGCCTCACCGCGCGCTTCACCGACACCACCGACTTCACTCAGGCGTGCTTCGAGTCGAGCGGTCGCGCGGCGGGCGAGGCGTGCACGACCAACGTGGACTGCCTCGAGCGCGGGTGCATCGACGGGATCTGCCGCGCGACGTGCTGCAGCAACGCGGACTGCGGCTCCGAGATCTGCCGCCCGTTCGTCGACGGCGATCACTGGGAGATGCGCTGCGCACCGCCGCTGCAGATCCTGTGA
- a CDS encoding tetratricopeptide repeat protein, with product MAALSALLVLAPMTVGPRRAHAQEDPGTDLGTSVAPPRDDAPREAVELFQRAREHYQHGRYEAAATDLERALALDPGSPTLLYNLGRVYELWGEHDRAISTYERYLRVIPPDDSAERERTEAAVQRLRGARTYVRPDEEIYERPIYVSQRGVDDELFWATLTAGAVITLGAAALAVTTVLMRDDATQFRIGADGELVDRDARFETVDTLALTTDIVGAVGGAALLTAGLLWLLRERTVELYPSSAALRVDVSADPRGGGGLAVRGAF from the coding sequence GTGGCCGCGCTCTCGGCCCTGCTCGTGCTCGCACCGATGACGGTCGGGCCACGTCGCGCACACGCCCAGGAGGACCCGGGCACCGACCTCGGCACCTCGGTCGCACCTCCACGCGACGACGCACCGCGCGAGGCCGTCGAGCTCTTCCAGCGCGCGCGCGAGCACTACCAGCACGGTCGCTACGAGGCAGCCGCGACCGATCTCGAGCGCGCGCTCGCCCTCGATCCCGGCTCGCCGACGCTCCTCTACAACCTCGGCCGCGTGTACGAGCTCTGGGGCGAGCACGATCGCGCCATCTCCACGTACGAGCGCTACCTGCGGGTGATCCCGCCCGACGACTCGGCCGAGCGCGAGCGCACCGAGGCCGCGGTCCAGCGCCTCCGCGGCGCGCGCACCTACGTGCGCCCCGACGAGGAGATCTACGAGCGCCCGATCTACGTCTCGCAGCGCGGCGTCGACGACGAGCTCTTCTGGGCGACGCTGACCGCGGGCGCCGTGATCACGCTCGGCGCGGCCGCGCTCGCGGTGACGACGGTGCTCATGCGCGACGACGCCACGCAGTTCCGCATCGGCGCCGACGGCGAGCTCGTGGATCGCGACGCGCGGTTCGAGACCGTCGACACGCTCGCGCTCACCACCGACATCGTCGGCGCGGTCGGCGGCGCCGCGTTGCTCACCGCCGGTCTGCTGTGGCTCCTGCGCGAGCGCACCGTCGAGCTCTATCCGAGCTCCGCGGCGCTGCGCGTCGACGTCTCCGCCGATCCGCGCGGCGGCGGCGGCCTCGCCGTCCGAGGTGCGTTCTGA